One Pseudomonas sp. C27(2019) DNA window includes the following coding sequences:
- a CDS encoding uracil-xanthine permease family protein has product MSHPPEPTWRQALAGAQMLFVAFGALVLMPLITGMDPNVALFTAGLGTLVFQLVTKRQVPVFVASSFAFIAPILYAKTNFGLPAVLGAIMASGMVYILLSAAVRLKGTNFIDKLLPPVVIAPVIMCIGLALSPVAVNMAMGKSGDGATQLIAYPTAMIISMSALITTLAVATLARGLFRLVPILAGIIVGCTLSIILGQVSAEAIGLAPWFALPAFVAPEFHLGAILFMLPVALAPAIEHIGGVIAVGSVTGQNYIKNPGLHRTLLGDGLATTTAGMFGGPPNTTYAEVTGAVMLTKNYNPVIMTWAAFFAIALAFIGKFGAALQSIPVPVMGGILCLLFGSIAVVGLNTLIRNQVDLSEARNLIIVSVTLVFGIGGMSIGSGDFTLSGISLCAVIALLLNLILPGNKGWKSKLPEDGEDATPLY; this is encoded by the coding sequence CTGTCTCATCCTCCTGAGCCGACTTGGCGGCAGGCTCTAGCTGGCGCACAAATGCTCTTTGTAGCATTCGGTGCGCTGGTGCTGATGCCATTGATTACGGGTATGGACCCAAACGTCGCGCTGTTTACCGCCGGTCTCGGCACACTTGTGTTTCAGCTGGTTACTAAGCGTCAAGTCCCTGTTTTTGTTGCTTCAAGCTTTGCCTTTATTGCACCTATTTTATATGCAAAAACAAATTTTGGCTTACCGGCAGTGCTCGGCGCAATTATGGCGTCAGGTATGGTGTATATCCTGCTTAGCGCTGCGGTACGCCTCAAAGGCACAAACTTTATCGACAAACTGCTGCCGCCAGTGGTAATTGCGCCGGTGATTATGTGTATCGGTCTTGCTTTATCGCCGGTCGCTGTAAATATGGCCATGGGTAAATCTGGCGACGGTGCGACACAGCTGATCGCCTACCCCACGGCAATGATCATTTCTATGTCAGCCCTGATCACCACTCTTGCAGTGGCCACGCTAGCGCGTGGCCTGTTCCGGTTAGTGCCTATTTTGGCTGGAATTATTGTTGGCTGTACGCTCTCAATCATTTTAGGCCAAGTCAGTGCTGAAGCCATTGGCCTTGCGCCTTGGTTTGCCTTGCCGGCCTTTGTTGCCCCAGAGTTTCACCTTGGTGCGATTTTGTTTATGTTGCCGGTCGCGCTAGCGCCTGCCATTGAGCATATCGGTGGTGTGATTGCGGTAGGCAGTGTCACCGGACAAAACTACATTAAGAACCCTGGCTTGCACCGCACCTTACTGGGCGATGGCTTAGCTACTACCACTGCTGGTATGTTTGGCGGACCGCCCAATACTACTTACGCAGAAGTCACAGGCGCGGTGATGCTGACCAAGAACTACAACCCAGTGATCATGACGTGGGCTGCGTTTTTTGCTATAGCTTTGGCCTTTATCGGCAAGTTTGGCGCAGCACTGCAAAGCATTCCAGTGCCAGTGATGGGTGGGATTTTATGCCTGCTATTTGGTTCCATTGCGGTGGTTGGGCTCAATACCTTAATCCGTAACCAAGTGGATTTATCCGAAGCGCGCAACTTAATTATTGTCTCGGTTACCCTTGTGTTTGGCATTGGCGGCATGAGCATTGGCAGTGGCGATTTCACCTTGTCTGGCATTTCCTTATGTGCAGTGATTGCTCTATTGCTCAACCTGATACTGCCGGGCAATAAGGGCTGGAAAAGTAAACTGCCCGAAGACGGCGAGGATGCCACGCCCCTGTATTAA
- a CDS encoding hypoxanthine-guanine phosphoribosyltransferase, with protein MSANLEHIQQVMAEADILFTAEEVQAAVEQVAEQINQRLCNSNPVVFCVMNGGLVFSGNLLAKLTFPLEQSYLHASRYRNQTSGGELFWKAKPEISFMDREVLIIDDILDEGHTLSAIIEFCKHAGASKVHTAVLVDKLHDRKASADLKADFVGLHCEDRYIFGYGMDYKGYWRNSAAIYAVKGM; from the coding sequence ATGTCTGCAAATCTTGAACATATCCAGCAAGTCATGGCTGAGGCCGATATTTTATTCACTGCTGAAGAGGTGCAAGCGGCGGTTGAGCAGGTTGCTGAGCAGATCAATCAGCGGTTGTGTAACAGCAATCCTGTGGTGTTTTGCGTGATGAATGGTGGTTTGGTTTTTTCCGGTAATTTGCTGGCCAAACTAACCTTTCCTTTAGAGCAGTCGTACCTGCATGCCAGCCGTTACCGCAATCAAACCAGTGGTGGTGAGTTGTTCTGGAAAGCTAAGCCAGAAATATCTTTTATGGATCGCGAAGTGCTGATCATTGACGATATTCTTGATGAAGGGCATACCCTGTCAGCGATTATCGAGTTTTGTAAGCATGCTGGCGCCAGCAAAGTACACACTGCAGTACTGGTCGATAAGCTGCATGACCGTAAAGCCAGTGCCGACTTAAAAGCTGATTTTGTTGGCTTGCATTGTGAAGACCGCTACATATTTGGTTACGGTATGGACTATAAAGGCTACTGGCGTAATTCTGCTGCCATTTATGCTGTTAAAGGTATGTAG
- the secA gene encoding preprotein translocase subunit SecA — MFAPLFRKLLGSKNDRDIKRMYKTVNTVNALEEKMVALSDEQLQAKTGEFRERLAGGESLNKLLPEAFAVVREAGKRVMGMRHFDVQLIGGQTLHEGKIAEMRTGEGKTLVATLAVYLNALPGKGVHVVTVNDYLARRDANWMRPLYEFLGLTVGVVVPFQDPDEKRAAYASDITYGTNNEFGFDYLRDNMAFSIEDKFQRELNFAVIDEVDSILIDEARTPLIISGQAEDSSELYKKINLIIPTLKRQLEDEEGEVLEEGHYTIDEKTRQVELNEAGHQYIEEKLTKIGLLAEDESLYSSSNLSLLTHVNAGLRAHTLFNRNVEYILQDGQVVLVDEHTGRTMHGRRLSEGLHQAIEAKEGVHIQPESQTLASTTFQNYFRLYEKLSGMTGTADTEAFEFRQIYGLDVTVIPTHRKVARKDFNDLVFLTQPEKYAAIIEDIRQCQEQGRPVLVGTASIESSEHVSGVLTAEGIEHKVLNAKHHDLEADIIAQAGRPGAITIATNMAGRGTDIVLGGSWEAQVAALENPNEEQIADIKAAWQKSHQQVIEAGGLHVIATERHESRRIDNQLRGRSGRQGDPGSTRFYLSLEDSLMRIFASDRVKNFMKALGMKEGEAIEHRMVSNAIEKAQRKVEGRNFDIRKQLLEYDDVANEQRKVIYHMRNTLLSSNDVGDVVAEFRHEVLSSTLAQYIPPQSLPEQWNIAGLEEAVQEGFGTQLPIQQWLDDDDSLYEDTLLKRIQEEVVAAYTEKETLVGAEGLRSFEKQIILRVLDDLWKEHLAAMDHLRHGIHLRGYAQKNPKQEYKRESFNLFRDLLEAIKRDSIRVLSNVQIRKEDPEEEQARLRQQAQALAERMQFQHEEAGGFDDSQEQAPAAAEPAAAVTQVRSEPKIGRNEPCTCGSGKKYKHCCGRIS, encoded by the coding sequence ATGTTTGCGCCTTTATTCAGAAAACTCCTTGGAAGCAAGAACGACCGTGATATCAAACGCATGTATAAAACGGTTAACACCGTTAATGCGCTTGAAGAGAAAATGGTGGCGCTATCTGACGAGCAATTACAAGCTAAAACTGGTGAGTTTCGTGAGCGTTTAGCGGGTGGGGAAAGTCTTAATAAACTCTTACCTGAAGCCTTTGCCGTAGTGCGCGAAGCAGGTAAGCGCGTGATGGGCATGCGTCACTTTGATGTTCAGCTCATTGGTGGACAGACGTTGCATGAAGGCAAGATTGCTGAAATGCGTACCGGTGAAGGTAAAACCTTAGTCGCAACACTGGCTGTGTATCTCAATGCCTTACCTGGCAAAGGTGTGCACGTGGTGACGGTCAACGACTACCTAGCGCGTCGTGATGCGAACTGGATGCGTCCTCTGTATGAATTTTTAGGCTTGACGGTTGGCGTAGTCGTGCCGTTCCAAGATCCGGACGAAAAGCGTGCAGCCTATGCCAGTGATATCACCTACGGTACCAATAACGAGTTTGGCTTTGATTACCTGCGCGATAACATGGCGTTTAGCATAGAAGATAAGTTCCAGCGCGAGTTGAACTTTGCCGTGATTGATGAGGTTGACTCAATCTTAATTGATGAGGCGCGCACGCCTTTAATTATTTCAGGTCAGGCTGAGGACAGTTCCGAGCTGTATAAGAAAATCAATCTGATTATTCCTACCCTAAAGCGCCAGCTTGAGGATGAGGAAGGTGAAGTGCTGGAAGAAGGGCATTACACCATTGATGAAAAGACACGCCAAGTTGAACTCAATGAAGCCGGTCACCAGTACATCGAAGAAAAACTGACCAAAATCGGTTTGCTGGCTGAAGATGAGTCGCTGTATTCGTCTAGCAACCTAAGCTTGCTGACGCACGTCAACGCAGGTTTGCGTGCACATACTTTGTTTAATCGTAACGTTGAATACATTTTGCAAGATGGGCAAGTGGTACTGGTTGATGAACACACGGGCCGTACTATGCATGGTCGCCGCTTGTCAGAAGGTTTGCACCAAGCCATTGAAGCCAAAGAAGGTGTGCATATTCAACCTGAAAGCCAGACTTTAGCTTCTACAACCTTCCAAAACTATTTCCGTTTGTATGAAAAGCTCTCCGGTATGACCGGTACCGCGGATACTGAAGCCTTTGAGTTTCGTCAGATTTATGGTCTGGACGTTACTGTTATCCCGACGCACCGTAAAGTGGCACGTAAAGATTTCAATGATTTGGTGTTCTTAACCCAGCCGGAAAAATACGCGGCGATTATTGAAGATATTCGTCAGTGCCAAGAGCAAGGCCGTCCAGTCCTAGTCGGTACAGCATCGATTGAAAGCTCTGAGCATGTTTCTGGCGTGCTAACAGCTGAAGGCATTGAGCACAAGGTGCTTAACGCTAAACATCACGATTTAGAAGCTGACATCATTGCCCAAGCCGGTCGTCCTGGGGCAATCACCATTGCTACCAACATGGCTGGCCGTGGTACCGATATTGTTTTGGGCGGTAGCTGGGAAGCTCAGGTGGCTGCGCTAGAAAACCCCAATGAAGAACAAATTGCTGATATTAAAGCGGCTTGGCAAAAGAGCCATCAGCAGGTGATTGAAGCCGGCGGCTTGCACGTGATTGCCACTGAGCGCCATGAATCACGACGCATTGATAACCAGTTACGTGGCCGCTCCGGTCGTCAGGGTGACCCGGGTTCAACCCGTTTTTACTTGTCACTAGAAGATAGCCTGATGCGTATTTTCGCCTCTGACCGTGTTAAAAACTTTATGAAAGCTTTAGGCATGAAAGAAGGCGAGGCCATTGAGCATCGCATGGTCAGCAATGCCATTGAAAAAGCCCAGCGCAAAGTAGAAGGCCGTAACTTTGATATACGTAAGCAGTTGCTTGAGTATGATGATGTGGCCAACGAACAGCGTAAGGTTATCTACCACATGCGTAACACCTTGCTGTCATCCAATGACGTGGGTGATGTGGTGGCTGAATTTAGGCATGAAGTGCTAAGCAGTACCCTTGCCCAGTATATTCCGCCGCAGTCGTTGCCAGAGCAGTGGAATATTGCTGGGTTAGAAGAGGCTGTACAGGAAGGGTTCGGTACTCAATTGCCGATTCAGCAGTGGCTGGATGATGATGATTCTTTGTATGAAGACACCCTGCTCAAACGTATTCAGGAAGAAGTGGTTGCTGCTTATACTGAAAAAGAAACGCTGGTGGGTGCAGAAGGTTTACGCAGCTTTGAGAAGCAAATTATCCTGCGTGTCTTGGATGATTTGTGGAAAGAGCATTTAGCAGCGATGGATCACCTGCGCCATGGTATTCATTTGCGTGGTTATGCGCAGAAAAACCCCAAGCAAGAATACAAGCGCGAATCCTTTAACCTATTTCGTGATTTGCTTGAGGCAATCAAGCGTGATTCGATTCGTGTTCTATCCAATGTGCAGATTCGTAAAGAAGATCCAGAGGAAGAGCAAGCACGCTTACGTCAACAAGCGCAGGCTTTGGCTGAGCGGATGCAGTTCCAGCATGAAGAAGCAGGTGGCTTTGATGACAGCCAGGAGCAGGCACCAGCAGCAGCTGAGCCTGCCGCTGCAGTCACACAAGTGCGCTCAGAGCCGAAAATTGGCCGTAATGAGCCATGCACCTGTGGTTCAGGGAAAAAATATAAACATTGCTGTGGCCGTATCAGTTAA
- the argJ gene encoding bifunctional glutamate N-acetyltransferase/amino-acid acetyltransferase ArgJ, whose product MAVGLGDLPVLHPVCGFELGIASAGIKKPGRRDVVLMRCAEGSSVAGVYTQNAFCAAPVLLCKQRMQSSPRYLVTNTGNANAATGELGLQAANAVCQQLADLLGCSVEQILPFSTGVIGEPLPVDKISAALPVALSDLREDNWALAAEGIMTTDTLPKGASVQFQHNGVTLTVTGISKGAGMIRPNMATMLGYIATDAAVSQDILQNILHDAANKSFNRITIDGDTSTNDSCVLIATGQAAVEPITEATGELYDALRAAINQVAMQLAQAIVRDGEGATKFVTVQVQGGATQQECLDVAYAVAHSPLIKTALFASDPNWGRIVAAIGYAGVKDLDTEQVNVYLDDVCIVARGGRAASYTEEQGAAVMQQAEILIRIELERGGCTETIWTTDLSHEYVRINAEYRS is encoded by the coding sequence ATGGCGGTTGGCTTAGGTGATTTACCCGTATTGCACCCTGTTTGTGGTTTTGAGTTAGGTATTGCTAGCGCCGGTATCAAAAAGCCAGGTCGCCGTGATGTTGTGCTGATGCGCTGCGCTGAGGGCAGCAGCGTGGCTGGTGTGTACACGCAAAATGCGTTTTGTGCTGCTCCAGTGTTGCTGTGCAAGCAGCGTATGCAGTCCTCGCCACGTTACTTGGTGACCAATACCGGTAATGCTAATGCCGCAACTGGCGAGCTTGGCCTGCAGGCCGCTAATGCAGTCTGTCAGCAGTTGGCTGATCTGCTTGGCTGTTCTGTTGAGCAGATTTTACCCTTTTCCACTGGAGTAATTGGTGAGCCGCTGCCGGTTGATAAAATCAGTGCCGCTTTGCCAGTTGCGCTGAGTGATTTACGTGAGGATAACTGGGCGTTGGCGGCTGAAGGCATTATGACCACTGATACTCTGCCCAAGGGTGCCAGTGTGCAGTTCCAGCACAATGGCGTGACCCTCACGGTAACAGGGATCAGTAAAGGCGCAGGCATGATTCGTCCCAATATGGCGACCATGCTCGGCTATATCGCTACCGATGCAGCGGTGAGTCAGGATATTTTGCAAAATATTTTGCATGATGCGGCGAATAAATCCTTTAATCGCATCACTATTGATGGCGACACCTCTACCAACGATTCCTGTGTGCTGATCGCAACAGGGCAAGCCGCTGTTGAGCCTATTACAGAAGCGACAGGCGAGTTGTACGATGCTTTGCGCGCAGCGATTAACCAAGTGGCCATGCAATTGGCGCAAGCCATTGTGCGTGACGGTGAAGGTGCGACCAAGTTTGTTACCGTGCAAGTGCAAGGCGGCGCCACTCAGCAGGAGTGTCTGGATGTTGCTTATGCTGTAGCGCATTCGCCGCTGATTAAAACTGCTTTGTTTGCCTCTGATCCAAACTGGGGCCGCATTGTTGCAGCAATTGGCTATGCCGGTGTTAAGGACTTAGACACCGAGCAGGTCAATGTCTATCTTGATGATGTTTGTATTGTTGCTCGGGGCGGACGTGCTGCAAGTTATACCGAGGAGCAAGGTGCGGCAGTGATGCAGCAAGCAGAAATCTTGATTCGCATTGAGTTAGAGCGCGGTGGTTGCACAGAAACCATTTGGACCACGGATCTGTCCCATG
- the lpxC gene encoding UDP-3-O-acyl-N-acetylglucosamine deacetylase, translated as MIRQRTLKNIIRATGIGLHSGEKVYLTLRPAAVDTGIVFRRMDLDPMVEIPALAKNVGETTMSTTLVKDGVKVDTVEHLLSAMAGLGIDNAYVELSASEVPIMDGSAGPFVFLIQSAGLEEQDAPKKFIRILREVTVEDGEKRATFLPFEGFKVGFEIEFDHPVFEGRTQTACVDFSSTSFVKEVSRARTFGFMRDIEFLRTHNLALGGSVDNAIVVDETSVLNEDGLRYEDEFVKHKILDAIGDLYLLGKSLIGEFRGYKSGHALNNLLLRTLLEQPDAWEVVTFADASTAPISYMRPAAAV; from the coding sequence ATGATTAGACAACGCACCTTGAAAAATATTATCCGTGCCACTGGTATCGGTTTGCACTCAGGCGAGAAAGTTTACCTGACGTTGCGCCCGGCAGCAGTGGATACGGGTATTGTATTTCGCCGTATGGATTTAGATCCAATGGTTGAAATACCTGCTTTAGCAAAAAACGTCGGTGAAACCACGATGTCGACGACGCTCGTCAAAGATGGCGTGAAAGTGGATACAGTGGAACACTTATTATCTGCCATGGCGGGTCTGGGCATTGATAATGCTTACGTTGAGCTTTCTGCTTCTGAAGTGCCGATCATGGATGGTAGCGCTGGACCTTTTGTCTTTTTAATTCAGTCAGCTGGATTAGAAGAGCAAGACGCGCCTAAGAAATTTATTCGCATCTTACGTGAGGTCACAGTAGAAGACGGCGAGAAGCGCGCAACCTTTTTGCCATTCGAAGGCTTTAAAGTTGGCTTTGAGATTGAGTTTGATCACCCTGTATTTGAGGGGCGTACGCAAACGGCATGTGTAGATTTTTCTAGCACATCCTTTGTCAAGGAAGTCAGTCGTGCACGCACTTTTGGCTTTATGCGTGACATTGAGTTTTTGCGTACCCATAACTTGGCTCTTGGCGGCAGCGTTGATAATGCGATTGTGGTTGATGAGACATCAGTGCTTAATGAAGACGGCCTGCGCTATGAGGACGAGTTTGTTAAACACAAGATTCTTGATGCCATTGGCGACTTATACCTGCTAGGCAAGAGTTTAATTGGTGAATTCCGCGGCTATAAGTCCGGGCATGCACTGAACAACTTACTGCTTAGAACCCTGCTTGAGCAACCAGATGCTTGGGAAGTGGTCACCTTTGCAGATGCAAGCACAGCTCCTATTTCCTATATGCGCCCAGCTGCGGCGGTATAG
- a CDS encoding acyl-CoA dehydrogenase family protein — protein sequence MDFSYSEKTQALRNQLRDFMDQHVVPRIGAWQQEVADGIYPVSFMDDLKALARSEGLWNLFLPSLQADEPGQGLSNIEYAPLAEIMGRVSWASEVFNCNAPDTGNMELLHMFATPEQREQWLNPLLEGEIRSAFAMTEPDVGSSDASNIQTLIRREGDEYVINGRKWFITNASHPNCTFMIVMGKTDPDGDAKRQQSMVIVPMDTPGVIVERNIAVMNHIAPEGHSEIVLRNVRVPAANLLGQEGDGFMMAQARLGPGRVHHCMRSIGMAELALELMVERSQERKTFGRYLHQHGSVSEWIARSRMEIEQARLLVLKTAWMIDKVGARAARKEIAMIKAVIPAMHTQVVDRAIQVFGAMGLTPDTPLADLWIGGRCLRFADGPDEVHLRSIARMELRDSEEKRGHTSAYLTPPERS from the coding sequence ATGGATTTTTCTTATAGCGAAAAAACCCAAGCATTACGCAATCAGTTACGTGATTTTATGGATCAGCACGTGGTGCCGCGCATTGGTGCATGGCAGCAAGAGGTTGCTGACGGTATTTACCCTGTTTCCTTTATGGATGACTTAAAAGCCTTAGCTCGCTCTGAAGGGTTATGGAATTTGTTTTTACCTTCATTACAGGCTGATGAGCCAGGCCAGGGTTTGAGTAATATTGAATACGCACCTTTGGCTGAGATTATGGGGCGTGTCAGTTGGGCCTCGGAAGTGTTCAATTGCAATGCGCCAGATACCGGCAACATGGAGTTGCTGCATATGTTTGCTACTCCAGAGCAGCGTGAGCAATGGCTAAATCCTTTGCTGGAAGGCGAAATCCGTTCAGCTTTTGCCATGACTGAACCCGATGTTGGTTCGTCTGATGCCAGTAATATCCAGACATTGATCCGTCGCGAAGGCGATGAGTATGTGATCAATGGCCGTAAGTGGTTTATTACCAATGCTTCGCATCCTAATTGTACGTTTATGATAGTGATGGGTAAAACTGATCCTGATGGTGATGCTAAGCGTCAACAAAGCATGGTTATCGTGCCGATGGACACGCCGGGTGTGATCGTTGAGCGCAATATTGCGGTGATGAATCACATTGCTCCCGAGGGGCACAGTGAAATAGTGCTGCGCAACGTGCGTGTACCAGCGGCGAACTTATTAGGCCAAGAAGGCGATGGTTTTATGATGGCGCAAGCACGCTTGGGCCCAGGGCGCGTACACCATTGCATGCGTTCGATTGGTATGGCTGAGCTGGCGCTGGAGTTGATGGTGGAACGTTCGCAAGAACGCAAAACCTTTGGCCGTTATTTGCATCAGCATGGCAGTGTTTCAGAATGGATTGCGCGCTCACGGATGGAAATTGAGCAAGCCCGTTTGTTGGTGCTAAAAACCGCGTGGATGATTGACAAGGTTGGAGCGCGTGCGGCCCGCAAAGAAATTGCCATGATTAAAGCGGTGATCCCAGCTATGCACACGCAGGTGGTTGATCGTGCCATCCAAGTCTTTGGTGCAATGGGTTTAACCCCTGACACACCTCTAGCTGACTTGTGGATTGGTGGGCGTTGCTTACGTTTTGCTGATGGCCCAGACGAGGTGCATTTGCGCAGTATCGCGCGAATGGAGTTACGTGACAGCGAGGAGAAGCGCGGGCATACCTCTGCCTACCTGACGCCGCCTGAGCGCAGTTAA
- the upp gene encoding uracil phosphoribosyltransferase encodes MPAHEIRHPLIRHKLGLMRRADISTKNFRELAQELGTLLTYEATKDLPLETYSIDGWSGQVEVEKISGKKITIVPILRAGIGMLEGVLSLVPGAKVSAVGVVRNEETLKAHTYLEKLAPDMPSRLSLIIDPMLATGNSMIATIDLLKKAGCKEIRAMVLVAAPEGIEAVSKAHPDVAIYTAAIDQGLDSNSYIVPGLGDAGDKIFGTKQKES; translated from the coding sequence ATGCCCGCCCATGAAATTCGTCACCCTTTGATTCGCCATAAACTCGGTTTAATGCGTCGCGCTGATATCAGCACAAAAAACTTTCGCGAATTGGCGCAAGAACTCGGCACACTGCTGACTTACGAAGCAACTAAAGACTTACCCTTAGAAACCTACTCTATTGATGGCTGGAGCGGTCAGGTCGAGGTTGAGAAAATTTCTGGTAAAAAAATCACTATCGTACCTATTTTGCGCGCCGGTATCGGCATGCTAGAAGGCGTATTAAGCTTAGTTCCAGGCGCCAAAGTCAGTGCTGTCGGCGTAGTCCGTAACGAAGAGACGCTAAAAGCGCACACTTACTTAGAAAAGCTTGCGCCTGATATGCCCTCGCGCCTGTCATTAATCATTGATCCGATGCTGGCAACCGGAAACTCAATGATTGCCACCATTGACTTGCTGAAAAAAGCCGGCTGTAAAGAAATCCGCGCAATGGTTTTAGTTGCCGCACCAGAAGGCATTGAAGCGGTAAGTAAAGCACACCCTGATGTAGCAATTTACACGGCAGCAATTGATCAAGGTTTAGACAGCAACAGCTATATTGTGCCCGGCTTAGGTGACGCTGGCGATAAGATTTTCGGTACCAAGCAAAAGGAGAGCTAA
- a CDS encoding DUF721 domain-containing protein, translating into MSYRPIKAQQSHNVLQSSVTLQRLMARAQATDHLQQLLNQFLQPAAREHCHIATYHAGILSLIVTDGNWATRLRYQQKRLLKQLQGLAEFSEIVRLQFKVRPPIQAEKAPTRSIKLSEQAGQTIQASADATQDPVLREALQRLAQHAKKP; encoded by the coding sequence ATGAGCTACCGCCCGATTAAAGCGCAACAGAGCCACAATGTTTTGCAAAGTAGCGTCACTCTACAACGTTTAATGGCGCGCGCGCAGGCAACTGATCATTTACAGCAACTGCTCAACCAGTTTTTACAGCCCGCAGCACGTGAGCATTGTCACATAGCCACCTACCACGCCGGCATCCTCAGCTTAATTGTCACTGATGGCAACTGGGCCACACGCTTGCGCTATCAGCAAAAACGTCTACTCAAACAGCTACAAGGCTTAGCTGAGTTTAGCGAGATTGTGCGCTTGCAGTTTAAAGTTCGCCCGCCCATCCAGGCTGAAAAAGCACCAACACGCAGCATCAAACTCTCAGAACAGGCTGGCCAAACCATTCAGGCCAGCGCCGATGCAACTCAAGATCCAGTTTTACGCGAAGCACTGCAGCGCTTAGCACAACACGCTAAAAAGCCATAA